One Obesumbacterium proteus DNA window includes the following coding sequences:
- the acrD gene encoding multidrug efflux RND transporter permease AcrD: MANFFIDRPIFAWVIAIIISLTGLLAINSLPVEQYPNLAPPTVRISASYPGASAQTLENTVTQIIEQNMTGLDGLLYMSSQSSSTGNATITLTFQAGINPNEAMQQVQNQLQGATRKLPQDVQQQGITVSKSGDSSLMTVAFVSTDHSMTRQDIADYVASNLQDPISRIDGVGSVDAFGSQYAMRIWLDPNKLNSYNLTSQNVVNAIETQNNQIAVGQVGGTPSVNGQALNATMNAQAQLQTPEEFRDITLRVNADGSYVTLGDVATVELGAENYDYLSRYNGMPASGMSIKLASGANELATDKLVKAKLGELEQYFPHGLKVEYAYETTPFVQASIKDVVKTLFEAIFLVFLVMYLFLQNFRATLIPTIAVPVVLLGTYAVLYAFGYSINTLTMFAMVLAIGLLVDDAIVVVENVERVMAEEGLSPREATRKSMAQIQSALVGIALVLSAVFVPMAFFGGTTGAIYRQFSITIVSAMVFSVLVALILTPALCSTLLKPIKKGHVHTKRGFFGWFNRVFDRSTRQYENGVARVIRNSGRTMLLYLLIIVGLALAFTRLPTSFLPLEDRGVFMTQIQLPVGSTQQQTLKVVEKVENYLLQDEKKNVVSVFSIIGSGPGGNGQNVARMFVRLKHWDERTGPDDTSFAIIDRATTAFSKIKEARVFASSPPAISGLGNSAGFDMELEDHAGLGHAELMKARDTLLAAAAKEPLLTRVRHNGLDDSPQLQVNIDQRKAQALGVSIDDINNTLKTAWGSTYVNDFLDRGRVKKVYVQGAAPYRMLPDDIYRWYVNNSSGAMVPFSAFANSTWTSGSPRLERYNGNAALEIVGEAATGVSTGTAMDIMERLVSQLPNGIGLEWTGMSYQERLSGAQAPALYAISLLVVFLCLAALYESWSIPFSVMLVVPLGVLGAVCATWIRGLENDVYFQVGLLTIIGLSAKNAILIVEFANELHRSGKDLLEATLEACRLRLRPILMTSLAFIFGVLPMAISHGAGSGSQHAVGTGVLGGMFTATFLAIFFVPVFFILVRRRFPGKTASAIEPEEIIPPNE, translated from the coding sequence GTGGCTAATTTCTTTATCGATCGCCCTATTTTTGCCTGGGTTATCGCCATTATTATCAGCCTGACCGGGTTGTTAGCAATTAACTCACTGCCCGTTGAGCAGTACCCTAACCTTGCGCCACCGACGGTGCGTATCAGCGCATCTTATCCAGGCGCATCAGCACAAACGCTTGAGAATACCGTCACCCAGATCATTGAACAGAATATGACGGGATTGGACGGATTGCTCTACATGTCCTCCCAAAGCAGCAGCACCGGCAATGCCACAATCACATTGACATTTCAGGCGGGTATAAACCCTAATGAAGCCATGCAGCAGGTGCAAAATCAGCTGCAAGGCGCCACGCGTAAGCTGCCGCAAGACGTACAGCAACAGGGGATCACGGTTTCCAAATCGGGTGATAGCAGCCTGATGACCGTTGCGTTTGTGTCAACAGACCACAGCATGACGCGACAGGATATTGCCGATTACGTCGCCAGCAACCTGCAGGATCCGATTAGCCGCATCGACGGCGTCGGCAGCGTCGATGCCTTCGGCTCACAGTACGCAATGCGTATCTGGCTCGATCCGAACAAGCTTAATAGCTATAACCTCACCAGCCAAAATGTGGTGAATGCGATTGAAACCCAGAACAACCAAATCGCCGTTGGGCAAGTCGGCGGGACACCGTCGGTGAATGGTCAGGCGCTGAACGCCACCATGAATGCCCAAGCCCAGCTGCAAACGCCGGAAGAGTTCAGAGACATCACGCTCAGAGTCAATGCTGATGGTTCTTACGTCACGTTAGGTGACGTTGCTACGGTCGAGCTCGGGGCTGAAAACTATGACTATTTAAGCCGTTACAACGGAATGCCCGCCTCAGGAATGAGTATCAAACTTGCTTCTGGCGCTAATGAATTAGCCACCGACAAGCTGGTTAAAGCTAAGCTCGGCGAGCTTGAACAGTATTTTCCTCACGGTCTGAAGGTTGAATACGCTTACGAAACGACACCGTTTGTTCAAGCATCGATCAAAGACGTCGTAAAAACGCTGTTTGAAGCGATTTTCCTCGTCTTCTTGGTTATGTATCTGTTCCTGCAAAATTTCCGTGCAACCTTGATCCCAACCATCGCCGTACCGGTTGTTTTACTGGGAACGTATGCGGTGCTTTACGCCTTTGGCTACAGCATCAATACGCTCACGATGTTTGCCATGGTGCTCGCCATCGGATTACTGGTCGATGATGCGATAGTCGTCGTCGAAAACGTCGAGCGCGTTATGGCCGAAGAGGGATTGTCGCCCAGAGAAGCCACGCGCAAATCCATGGCGCAGATCCAGAGTGCGCTGGTTGGTATTGCTCTGGTGCTGTCTGCGGTGTTTGTACCGATGGCGTTTTTTGGTGGCACCACTGGCGCTATTTACCGCCAGTTCTCGATCACCATCGTTTCCGCGATGGTTTTCTCTGTTTTAGTCGCGCTTATTCTTACCCCTGCGCTGTGCTCTACTCTGCTTAAACCGATTAAAAAGGGTCACGTTCATACGAAGCGAGGTTTCTTTGGCTGGTTTAACCGCGTATTCGATCGCAGCACTCGCCAATATGAAAATGGCGTTGCTCGCGTCATTCGTAACAGTGGTAGAACCATGCTGCTGTACCTACTGATTATTGTCGGTCTAGCGCTCGCCTTCACCCGCTTGCCAACGTCATTCTTACCGCTGGAAGACCGTGGGGTCTTCATGACCCAGATTCAGTTGCCGGTGGGTTCAACCCAGCAGCAGACACTCAAAGTGGTTGAGAAAGTTGAAAACTATCTGTTGCAGGATGAAAAGAAAAACGTTGTTTCCGTCTTCTCGATTATCGGCTCTGGGCCTGGGGGGAATGGTCAGAACGTGGCGCGTATGTTTGTCCGCTTAAAACACTGGGATGAGCGTACCGGGCCTGATGATACGTCGTTTGCCATTATCGATCGCGCAACAACGGCATTCAGCAAAATTAAAGAAGCCAGAGTCTTTGCCAGCAGCCCACCGGCAATCTCCGGTCTAGGCAACTCAGCCGGTTTTGATATGGAGCTGGAAGACCATGCGGGCCTCGGCCATGCGGAACTGATGAAAGCGCGTGATACTCTGTTGGCCGCCGCGGCGAAAGAGCCTCTCTTGACGCGAGTTCGCCACAACGGTTTAGATGACAGTCCCCAACTACAGGTAAATATTGACCAACGCAAAGCGCAGGCGCTTGGCGTCAGTATCGATGATATCAATAACACCTTGAAAACAGCGTGGGGTTCGACCTACGTCAACGACTTCCTCGACCGAGGCCGCGTTAAAAAAGTTTATGTTCAGGGTGCGGCGCCTTATCGTATGCTGCCGGATGATATTTATCGTTGGTACGTAAATAATAGCAGTGGTGCAATGGTGCCGTTCTCCGCCTTCGCCAACAGCACATGGACATCAGGATCACCGCGGCTCGAACGCTATAACGGTAACGCAGCATTGGAAATCGTTGGGGAAGCGGCAACAGGCGTCAGCACCGGTACGGCTATGGATATAATGGAACGCCTCGTTAGCCAATTGCCAAATGGTATTGGTTTGGAATGGACGGGGATGTCTTATCAGGAACGCCTCTCCGGCGCACAAGCGCCAGCGCTTTACGCCATTTCATTACTGGTGGTATTCCTGTGTCTGGCTGCGTTATACGAAAGCTGGTCTATCCCCTTCTCCGTTATGCTGGTGGTGCCGTTAGGCGTATTAGGTGCAGTATGCGCGACGTGGATACGTGGTCTGGAGAACGATGTTTACTTCCAAGTTGGTCTGCTCACCATCATTGGCCTTTCAGCCAAAAACGCGATCTTAATTGTTGAGTTCGCCAACGAGCTACATCGCTCTGGCAAAGATTTATTGGAAGCTACACTGGAAGCCTGTCGGTTGCGACTACGCCCAATTCTGATGACCTCATTGGCATTTATCTTTGGCGTATTGCCAATGGCCATCAGCCACGGCGCAGGTTCAGGCAGTCAACATGCCGTCGGTACGGGCGTATTAGGCGGAATGTTCACCGCCACTTTCCTTGCCATCTTCTTCGTACCGGTGTTCTTCATTTTGGTTCGTCGTCGTTTCCCAGGAAAAACCGCGTCAGCGATTGAACCTGAAGAAATCATCCCGCCAAATGAATAG
- a CDS encoding ArsC family reductase, whose product MTVHSQNTSLYLYGIKNCDTIKKAKKWLEEQQVAYQFHDYRADGLDAELLRTFIDQLGWESLLNTRGTTWRKLDESVRQSINNADSAAELMLAQPAIIKRPLLAHNHRMLLGFNPDQYTQFLAEEKIR is encoded by the coding sequence ATGACAGTACACTCACAAAATACGTCTCTTTACCTTTACGGTATTAAAAACTGCGATACGATCAAAAAAGCTAAAAAGTGGCTAGAAGAACAGCAGGTTGCCTATCAATTTCATGATTACCGAGCCGACGGGCTAGATGCGGAACTGCTACGCACCTTTATCGATCAACTTGGCTGGGAGTCACTGCTTAATACGCGCGGCACAACATGGCGTAAACTCGATGAATCTGTGCGCCAAAGCATCAATAATGCTGATTCCGCTGCGGAATTAATGCTGGCACAGCCCGCAATTATTAAGCGCCCACTGCTCGCCCACAACCACCGTATGTTGTTGGGATTCAATCCAGATCAATACACACAATTTTTAGCTGAGGAGAAAATACGATGA
- the dapE gene encoding succinyl-diaminopimelate desuccinylase: protein MTCPVLELTQQLIKCRSVSPEDAGCQDLLIDRLKAVGFTIEDMTFGDTRNFWAYRGGKGPTLAFAGHTDVVPSGDESKWTNPPYEPTLRDGMIYGRGAADMKGSLAAMVVAAERFVEANPDHQGRLAFLITSDEEASAVNGTVKVVEQLTARKEKVEYCLVGEPSSTERVGDVVKNGRRGSMTANLYIHGIQGHVAYPYLADNPIHKAAPMIHELVNEIWDEGNEFFPPTSMQIANMAAGTGSNNVIPGELYVQFNFRFSSESTVDSIKARVKDLLDRHQLNYKLEWNVSGLPFLTPRGHLVDAVVNAIEHYGEITPQLLTTGGTSDGRFIAQMGTQVVELGPVNATIHKVDECVHAADLQLLSRMYQRIMEQLIV from the coding sequence ATGACCTGCCCTGTTCTTGAGCTCACTCAGCAACTCATAAAATGCCGTTCCGTTAGCCCTGAAGATGCGGGCTGCCAAGATCTGTTAATTGACCGCCTCAAAGCCGTCGGCTTCACCATTGAAGACATGACCTTTGGTGATACCCGAAACTTTTGGGCTTATCGCGGTGGGAAAGGCCCCACGCTAGCCTTCGCAGGTCATACCGACGTGGTTCCAAGCGGCGACGAGTCCAAATGGACAAACCCGCCCTATGAGCCTACGTTACGCGACGGCATGATCTACGGTCGAGGGGCCGCTGACATGAAAGGCTCATTGGCGGCGATGGTGGTTGCTGCTGAGCGTTTTGTCGAAGCCAATCCAGATCATCAAGGTCGACTCGCCTTTTTAATCACCTCAGATGAAGAAGCCAGTGCGGTCAACGGCACGGTTAAAGTAGTTGAACAGCTCACTGCGAGAAAAGAAAAAGTAGAATATTGCTTGGTGGGCGAGCCATCCAGCACCGAAAGAGTTGGAGACGTTGTCAAAAATGGCCGTCGTGGATCAATGACCGCGAACCTCTATATTCACGGAATTCAAGGTCATGTTGCCTACCCATATTTGGCTGATAACCCTATTCATAAAGCGGCTCCGATGATTCACGAGCTCGTGAATGAAATTTGGGATGAGGGCAACGAATTTTTCCCACCGACCAGCATGCAGATTGCCAATATGGCGGCAGGAACGGGAAGCAACAACGTGATCCCCGGTGAGCTTTATGTACAGTTTAATTTCCGTTTCAGCTCCGAATCGACCGTAGACTCGATTAAGGCTCGTGTAAAAGACCTGCTAGATCGCCATCAGTTAAATTATAAATTAGAATGGAATGTATCAGGGTTACCTTTCTTGACCCCGCGTGGTCATCTGGTCGACGCCGTCGTCAATGCCATTGAGCACTACGGTGAAATAACGCCTCAGTTGCTGACTACCGGCGGCACTTCTGATGGGCGATTTATCGCGCAGATGGGCACTCAGGTGGTTGAGTTGGGGCCAGTCAATGCCACTATTCATAAAGTTGATGAATGTGTCCATGCGGCTGACCTGCAATTACTCAGCCGTATGTACCAAAGAATCATGGAGCAACTCATCGTATGA
- a CDS encoding M15 family metallopeptidase yields MMTMAMLTGQSTEHLAVLRGHHRLQPEAVEAFRALQQAAKDAGFNLQPASTFRDFARQQTIWNAKFEGERAVLDENSQPIDISTLSKGELCCAILRWSALPGASRHHWGTDLDIYDPDLLPEGKKLQLEPWEYLEDGYFSALSQWLTDNMEQFGFYRPFSDEEQGVAVEPWHLSYRPLSTLAEHQLTEDVLRNAWQGQHIAGSDWLIPHLSDVFSRFITVKDRGQPCNG; encoded by the coding sequence ATGATGACGATGGCTATGCTGACTGGACAGAGCACAGAGCATCTTGCCGTGCTCCGTGGTCATCATCGTTTGCAGCCTGAGGCCGTTGAGGCTTTTCGAGCATTGCAGCAAGCAGCAAAAGATGCGGGATTTAATTTACAACCCGCAAGTACGTTTAGAGATTTCGCTCGCCAGCAGACCATTTGGAATGCCAAATTCGAAGGTGAGCGCGCCGTTCTGGATGAAAATAGCCAGCCGATAGACATCAGTACGCTAAGCAAGGGAGAGCTGTGCTGCGCTATTTTACGCTGGTCTGCACTGCCCGGGGCTAGCCGACATCACTGGGGGACCGATCTTGATATCTACGATCCCGACCTTCTACCTGAGGGTAAAAAGCTTCAGTTAGAACCATGGGAATATCTTGAAGATGGATATTTCTCGGCTTTGAGCCAATGGCTAACAGATAATATGGAACAGTTTGGTTTCTATCGCCCATTTAGTGATGAAGAACAAGGTGTTGCCGTTGAACCGTGGCATCTTAGCTACCGGCCACTTTCAACGTTAGCGGAGCATCAACTTACTGAAGATGTGCTTAGAAATGCCTGGCAAGGGCAGCATATTGCCGGTTCAGATTGGTTAATCCCGCATCTGTCCGACGTTTTTTCTCGTTTTATTACCGTAAAAGACAGGGGGCAACCATGCAATGGTTAG
- a CDS encoding YpfN family protein produces MQWLADYWWIILLVLIGMVWNGMKALLKVDHKSFLSNKPELPPHRDNNAEWDKDDDWPKKQ; encoded by the coding sequence ATGCAATGGTTAGCCGACTACTGGTGGATAATTCTACTCGTTTTGATTGGTATGGTCTGGAATGGGATGAAAGCCCTGCTCAAAGTCGATCATAAAAGTTTTTTGAGCAACAAGCCTGAGTTACCTCCGCATCGTGATAATAACGCAGAATGGGACAAAGACGACGACTGGCCAAAAAAACAATAG
- the ypfH gene encoding esterase, which yields MKHEHHVVQSPAIPAEQLILLFHGVGDNPVSMGSIGEYFAKAFPNSLVVSIGSPHLIPGGQGLQWFSVSGVTEENRIERVNEAMPQFVDIVRYWQRVADVNPAATALVGFSQGAIMALEAVKVTPNLAGRVVSFSGRFAALPEKSLGDTVVHMIHGSEDRVIAIENAQHAAEKMREQGSDFTLDIEPIGHAIDQNMMDLALERLRAYIPQRYWDEAVNGKRGDLIAFK from the coding sequence ATGAAACACGAACATCATGTTGTCCAAAGCCCTGCAATACCGGCAGAGCAGCTGATTTTGCTGTTTCATGGCGTTGGTGATAACCCTGTTTCAATGGGAAGCATTGGCGAGTATTTTGCCAAGGCGTTTCCAAATTCACTGGTTGTCAGCATAGGTTCTCCGCACTTGATCCCCGGTGGGCAAGGCTTACAGTGGTTTTCCGTGAGCGGTGTGACGGAAGAGAATCGCATCGAGCGCGTTAATGAAGCGATGCCGCAGTTTGTTGATATCGTGCGATATTGGCAGCGCGTTGCTGATGTGAATCCAGCAGCAACGGCGTTAGTCGGCTTTTCGCAAGGAGCGATCATGGCTTTAGAAGCCGTGAAGGTGACGCCAAATTTGGCAGGAAGAGTCGTATCGTTCAGCGGTCGCTTTGCAGCATTGCCGGAAAAAAGTTTGGGCGATACCGTCGTGCATATGATCCATGGTAGCGAAGATCGGGTGATTGCCATTGAGAATGCGCAACATGCGGCAGAAAAAATGCGTGAACAGGGCTCCGATTTTACTTTGGATATCGAGCCGATTGGTCATGCGATTGATCAGAATATGATGGATTTAGCGCTTGAGCGTTTACGTGCATATATCCCCCAGCGCTATTGGGATGAGGCTGTAAACGGGAAACGCGGCGATCTGATTGCGTTCAAGTAA
- a CDS encoding autotransporter outer membrane beta-barrel domain-containing protein translates to MSSWKKKTALSRLALACSMAIAAQAAVAATNDISGTTYETYGHDLGYGNHVRTTTGSSVDGYVDFDGYVGWNNTTDGYFGGDIYPVINKSVVNGVISTYYLAYDSTSTNDTLNISNSTIHGMVTSYCVTDECASDGFEHKLGTLQLTVDNTTIDDTYEHYDYDVTNNDVRDHDTYNTYGIGNAITLDQEANVVIQNNSHIAGITLTQGYYWPDDVTNNPNIFTDTLTVKDSAVTSGAYSELGNTGFYGQSNKPSDYAGTYEAGRDDAALIVTASRLDNAMQTTATFDHSTLTGDVLFTSVFDNNFDPVGHDSNGDGVKDTNGWDDQDSLNLTLTNGSKWVGAATSNVQKTNTLYDYSSNSLWPTDIRNADGDLTSASVYQSGLFNVTLDNASEWDTRKSSNIDILTVNNGSQVNVVNSSLLADSITLNNGSSMQIGDSNSAGTSIPDATGYNDGVATDSLNINSGSQVKLTEETAALYANTITVTNGGELNLGLGQTDTHKLVLSDGGILNVGSREYVLNSDMGNARYVTNDVNATGYDHGVVAINSDGHLAVNGDVSGNYNVRIDNATSKGSIADYKDKEVIRVYDNNADTHATFTAGNKADLGAYTYEAQQRGDTVVLNQRELTDAANMALSIPSANANIWHMEQDTLERRQTQTRDSVGDAGGAWVSYFGGHVNADGGAVNYGQDINGVMIGVDKVIDGNYANWLIGMSAGFAKGDINDHSGSVDQDSQSARIYSSAKFDNNIFLDSSLSYAHYSNDLDADMSNGDHTSGSTSNDGWGFGLKLGYDIALDTQGKLSPYASVSGLFMDSDSYRTSNGMAVNDQSYDSMRYEAGINANYRFDYANEQSLTPYFNLAYVYDDAGSNDGKINGDKIDNGQGGSAVRVGAGGQFNFTKNFSTYAGYSYLGGSDVDQPWALNAGVKYSW, encoded by the coding sequence ATGTCTTCTTGGAAGAAAAAGACGGCTTTATCGCGTCTGGCATTGGCTTGCTCTATGGCTATCGCGGCGCAAGCTGCAGTAGCTGCTACAAATGATATTTCAGGTACTACATACGAAACGTACGGCCATGATCTTGGCTATGGTAATCATGTTCGTACCACCACGGGGAGTTCCGTTGATGGGTATGTAGATTTTGATGGTTATGTTGGCTGGAATAATACAACTGACGGATATTTCGGTGGTGATATTTATCCAGTAATCAATAAATCTGTCGTTAATGGTGTTATCTCAACCTATTATCTTGCTTACGATTCAACCAGCACGAATGACACTTTAAATATCTCTAATAGCACTATTCACGGTATGGTGACATCATATTGTGTCACTGATGAATGTGCTAGCGATGGTTTTGAACATAAATTAGGTACATTACAGTTAACCGTTGATAATACGACGATCGATGATACCTACGAGCATTATGATTATGATGTGACTAACAATGATGTTCGCGATCATGATACTTATAATACCTATGGTATAGGCAACGCAATTACTCTGGATCAGGAAGCAAATGTTGTTATCCAGAATAACTCCCACATTGCAGGTATTACCTTAACGCAGGGCTACTATTGGCCAGATGATGTAACCAATAACCCAAATATTTTCACAGATACTTTAACTGTTAAAGATTCTGCGGTGACTTCAGGTGCATACTCTGAACTGGGAAATACTGGTTTTTATGGTCAATCTAACAAACCAAGTGACTATGCAGGAACATATGAGGCTGGCCGTGATGACGCCGCACTGATTGTTACAGCAAGTCGTCTTGATAACGCAATGCAAACCACCGCAACGTTTGATCATTCAACGCTGACTGGCGATGTTCTGTTCACTAGCGTGTTTGATAATAACTTTGACCCAGTCGGTCATGATTCTAATGGCGATGGCGTTAAAGACACCAATGGCTGGGATGATCAAGATTCGTTAAATCTGACATTAACCAACGGCAGCAAGTGGGTTGGTGCTGCGACATCTAACGTTCAAAAGACTAACACTCTGTATGACTACAGCTCTAACAGCCTGTGGCCAACGGATATACGCAATGCAGATGGCGATCTCACTTCAGCATCTGTTTATCAGAGCGGTTTGTTCAACGTTACTCTGGATAATGCTTCTGAATGGGATACTCGTAAGTCTTCCAATATTGACATTCTGACCGTCAATAACGGTTCCCAAGTTAACGTTGTGAATTCGAGCCTGTTGGCTGACAGCATTACACTGAATAACGGTTCATCAATGCAGATTGGTGATAGCAACAGCGCAGGGACTAGCATCCCTGATGCGACTGGCTATAACGATGGTGTTGCTACCGATTCACTGAACATCAACAGCGGCAGCCAGGTTAAACTGACTGAAGAAACTGCGGCGCTGTATGCTAATACCATTACTGTTACCAACGGTGGTGAACTGAACTTAGGTTTAGGCCAGACCGACACCCACAAACTGGTATTAAGCGATGGCGGTATCCTGAATGTAGGTAGCCGTGAATACGTCTTGAATTCAGATATGGGTAATGCGCGTTATGTTACTAATGATGTAAACGCGACGGGTTATGACCACGGAGTGGTGGCTATTAACTCTGATGGTCACTTAGCCGTTAACGGCGATGTGAGCGGCAACTACAACGTGCGTATTGATAATGCAACGAGCAAAGGCTCTATTGCTGATTACAAAGATAAAGAAGTTATCCGCGTATACGACAATAATGCTGACACGCATGCAACCTTTACTGCGGGCAACAAAGCTGATTTGGGTGCGTACACCTATGAAGCGCAGCAACGTGGCGATACTGTTGTTCTGAACCAGCGTGAATTGACTGATGCGGCTAACATGGCGCTGAGCATTCCTTCTGCGAATGCCAATATCTGGCATATGGAACAGGATACTCTGGAACGTCGCCAGACTCAGACTCGTGACAGCGTGGGTGATGCTGGTGGTGCTTGGGTCAGCTACTTCGGTGGTCATGTCAACGCTGACGGCGGCGCGGTTAACTACGGTCAGGATATCAACGGCGTGATGATTGGTGTTGATAAAGTGATCGACGGCAACTACGCAAACTGGCTGATTGGTATGTCTGCGGGCTTCGCCAAAGGCGATATTAACGACCATAGCGGTAGCGTAGATCAGGATAGCCAATCTGCTCGTATCTACTCTTCAGCTAAGTTTGATAACAATATCTTCTTGGATTCATCATTAAGCTATGCGCATTACAGCAACGATTTGGATGCTGATATGAGCAACGGTGACCATACTTCAGGTTCAACCAGCAACGACGGTTGGGGCTTCGGTCTGAAACTGGGTTATGACATTGCACTTGATACCCAAGGTAAATTGAGCCCGTATGCTAGCGTTTCAGGCCTGTTCATGGATAGCGATAGCTATCGTACCAGCAATGGCATGGCTGTTAACGATCAAAGCTACGACAGCATGCGTTATGAAGCGGGTATCAATGCTAACTACCGCTTCGACTATGCGAACGAACAGTCTCTGACTCCATACTTCAACTTAGCTTATGTTTATGACGATGCTGGCAGCAATGACGGCAAAATCAACGGCGACAAGATTGATAACGGTCAAGGTGGCTCTGCAGTGCGAGTCGGTGCAGGTGGACAGTTTAACTTCACTAAGAACTTCAGCACTTACGCTGGTTACAGCTACTTGGGCGGCAGCGATGTTGACCAACCATGGGCTCTTAACGCTGGCGTGAAATACAGCTGGTAA